In a single window of the Pedococcus dokdonensis genome:
- the mreC gene encoding rod shape-determining protein MreC, with product MRSASRRRLLVVLLALTAVLIGLDVAGAPGAAQLRAAGGAAFGPLERFLAPAVDRDGIDDSGARTGVLRDQLASQTREGAALARLTGAPDLAGSTFLPARVVGVGRQGAAGPERVTLDVGSKDGVRADLSVVAADGLVGRVVEVSPWTCDVQLLGSADVVVGVRVGAAGALGSVGSGARGPQHRPAGQLNLTVVERGSVTVGDPVTTLGSVGGSPFPAGLRVGTVQDVDTAPGGLTPTAAVRPAVDLATLDVVGVLLHGPRSTPRTPATGQG from the coding sequence ATGCGGTCCGCCTCCCGCCGTCGGCTGCTGGTGGTGCTGCTGGCCCTGACCGCCGTGCTGATCGGGCTCGACGTCGCCGGGGCCCCCGGGGCGGCGCAGCTGCGAGCGGCGGGAGGTGCGGCGTTCGGGCCGCTCGAGCGGTTCCTCGCGCCCGCGGTCGACCGCGACGGCATCGACGACTCCGGCGCGCGCACCGGCGTGCTGCGCGACCAGCTCGCCTCCCAGACCCGCGAGGGCGCCGCGCTGGCGCGGCTCACCGGTGCCCCCGACCTCGCGGGCAGCACCTTCCTGCCGGCCCGGGTGGTCGGGGTGGGTCGCCAGGGCGCTGCGGGACCCGAACGCGTGACCCTCGACGTCGGCTCCAAGGACGGGGTGCGGGCCGACCTGTCGGTCGTCGCGGCTGACGGCCTGGTCGGGCGGGTCGTCGAGGTCTCACCGTGGACCTGTGACGTCCAGCTGCTGGGCAGCGCCGACGTGGTGGTCGGGGTGCGGGTCGGCGCGGCGGGCGCGCTGGGCTCCGTCGGCAGCGGGGCCAGGGGCCCGCAGCACCGCCCGGCGGGCCAGCTCAACCTCACCGTCGTCGAGCGCGGCTCGGTGACGGTCGGCGACCCGGTCACCACGCTGGGCAGCGTCGGGGGCTCGCCGTTCCCGGCCGGGTTGCGGGTCGGCACGGTGCAGGACGTCGACACCGCACCCGGTGGGCTCACCCCGACCGCCGCGGTGCGCCCGGCGGTCGACCTCGCCACGCTCGACGTCGTCGGCGTCCTCCTGCACGGCCCGCGAAGCACCCCCCGGACGCCTGCGACCGGGCAGGGGTGA
- the mreB gene encoding rod shape-determining protein: MSVGRDLAIDLGTANTLVYERGRGVVLDEPSVVAVEAGTGRLVAAGARAKEMLGRTPGHVRAVRPLADGVISDADVTEQMLRFFVDQVRPSRLVRPRMVVCVPSEVTGVERRALEDAAVRSGARRVYVIEEPMAAAIGADLPVNETSASMVVDIGGGTTDVAVISLGGIVTARSVRVGGDEIDEAVIAHVKSEYSLLLGERSAEDIKVAAGSAFPLAEETSTRVRGRDLVTGLPKTVTITSQEVRRAIEGPVLQIVDLVRATLDVCPPELAGDILDNGVTLTGGGALLRGLDERLRHELGVPVRVADDPLRAVVRGSGRCVEEFSTLERVLIDTRRF, translated from the coding sequence ATGTCGGTGGGCAGGGACCTGGCCATCGACCTCGGCACCGCCAACACCCTGGTCTACGAACGCGGTCGCGGCGTCGTGCTCGACGAGCCGTCCGTCGTCGCGGTCGAGGCCGGCACGGGTCGGCTGGTCGCCGCGGGAGCGCGCGCCAAGGAGATGCTGGGACGCACGCCCGGGCACGTGCGGGCCGTGCGTCCGCTGGCCGACGGCGTGATCTCCGACGCCGACGTGACCGAGCAGATGCTGAGGTTCTTCGTCGACCAGGTCCGCCCGTCCCGGCTGGTCCGGCCGCGGATGGTGGTGTGCGTCCCGAGCGAGGTCACCGGGGTGGAGCGGCGCGCCCTCGAGGACGCGGCGGTGCGCTCGGGCGCGCGCCGGGTCTACGTCATCGAGGAGCCGATGGCCGCCGCGATCGGGGCCGACCTGCCGGTCAACGAGACCTCGGCGTCGATGGTCGTCGACATCGGGGGCGGCACCACCGACGTGGCGGTGATCAGCCTCGGCGGCATCGTCACAGCCCGGTCGGTGCGGGTCGGCGGGGACGAGATCGACGAGGCCGTGATCGCGCACGTCAAGAGCGAGTACTCGTTGCTGCTGGGGGAGCGCAGCGCCGAGGACATCAAGGTGGCGGCCGGCTCGGCCTTCCCGCTGGCCGAGGAGACCAGCACGCGGGTGCGTGGGCGCGACCTGGTGACCGGCCTGCCCAAGACCGTGACGATCACCAGCCAGGAGGTCCGCCGCGCCATCGAGGGCCCGGTGCTCCAGATCGTCGACCTGGTGCGGGCGACCCTCGACGTCTGCCCGCCCGAGCTGGCCGGCGACATCCTCGACAACGGCGTGACCCTCACCGGCGGAGGCGCGCTCCTGCGCGGGCTCGACGAACGGCTCCGCCACGAGCTCGGCGTGCCCGTGCGCGTCGCGGACGACCCGTTGCGGGCCGTCGTCCGGGGTTCGGGCCGGTGCGTGGAGGAGTTCTCGACGCTGGAGCGGGTGCTCATCGACACCCGCCGGTTCTGA
- a CDS encoding MarR family winged helix-turn-helix transcriptional regulator codes for MPPRGKRAQSAKEQYQEAVATYVAAGGDESVQRVITAVNSMSRKLEQWYTRQLVDLDLSHGEWSVVAQLATADGTPMTPSRLADASNVAASSMTHRLDKMTERGLVRRSPDPDNRTRVLVELTDQGWELFGAAVREANVVESDVLAGLTRKERGQLAALLEVVISSLDDLETT; via the coding sequence ATGCCGCCCCGGGGCAAGCGAGCGCAGAGCGCCAAGGAGCAGTACCAGGAAGCTGTTGCGACCTACGTCGCAGCGGGCGGCGACGAGTCCGTGCAGCGGGTCATCACCGCTGTGAACTCGATGAGCCGCAAGCTCGAGCAGTGGTACACCCGCCAGCTCGTCGACCTCGACCTCTCCCACGGTGAGTGGTCCGTCGTGGCCCAGCTCGCGACGGCCGACGGCACGCCGATGACCCCGAGCCGGCTCGCCGACGCCAGCAACGTCGCGGCGTCGTCGATGACGCACCGGCTCGACAAGATGACCGAGCGCGGTCTGGTGCGCCGCTCCCCCGACCCCGACAACCGCACCCGCGTGCTCGTGGAGCTCACCGACCAGGGCTGGGAGCTGTTCGGGGCCGCCGTGCGCGAGGCCAACGTGGTCGAGTCCGACGTCCTTGCGGGCCTGACCCGCAAGGAGCGCGGCCAGCTGGCCGCGCTCCTCGAAGTGGTGATCAGCAGCCTCGACGACCTGGAGACGACCTAG
- a CDS encoding MFS transporter — protein sequence MRARLLILASAVAMLGWGTVLPYQYAYAATTRGWGSLVAAAASSLFSVGALLAAPVGGRLADRVSPVAVAVGAKVVAAGGAASLIWAGGPVSFLVGMFVFGLGITAAGPAQSVLVLRWVGGADRRRVFAWQFTGQALGMAVGAFAAGYVVDLDRSTGMWPAFAAAAAGFLVSGVLLVAAGARRWGVPVGSVDEPGGSAQGLGSTSPRAALRAIWAVPALRWTALITVTLALGFYAQFESGLPAYALTVLHVQETTIGLAAAVNCVVIIALQMLVVRLTAQRSAATLLMGVGAIWTLSWLVLAAASLAPELSAALFVTTFGIFAVGETMYAPVLNPLTASLAPSGLVGTTLGMFTALQTGFSAVGPLVAGVILGAGLGNAFIGLHVVISLVAVLAAWRLRAAMRRPADLPTRHTPEPARPAALAA from the coding sequence ATGCGCGCCCGCCTCCTCATCCTCGCCTCCGCCGTTGCCATGCTCGGCTGGGGCACCGTCCTGCCCTACCAGTACGCCTACGCCGCCACCACCCGTGGCTGGGGTTCGCTCGTCGCGGCCGCCGCGTCGAGCCTGTTCTCGGTCGGAGCGCTGCTCGCCGCCCCTGTCGGTGGGCGGCTGGCCGACCGTGTCTCGCCGGTCGCCGTCGCCGTCGGCGCCAAGGTCGTGGCCGCGGGTGGCGCCGCCTCGTTGATCTGGGCTGGCGGGCCGGTGTCGTTCCTCGTCGGCATGTTCGTGTTCGGCCTGGGCATCACCGCAGCCGGGCCGGCGCAGTCCGTCCTGGTGCTGCGCTGGGTCGGCGGAGCTGACCGGCGCCGGGTCTTCGCGTGGCAGTTCACCGGACAGGCGCTCGGCATGGCGGTCGGCGCGTTCGCGGCCGGCTATGTCGTCGACCTCGACCGAAGCACCGGCATGTGGCCCGCCTTCGCGGCCGCCGCTGCGGGCTTCCTGGTCTCCGGCGTCCTCCTCGTCGCCGCCGGCGCACGGCGCTGGGGTGTGCCGGTCGGCTCGGTCGACGAGCCCGGCGGCAGCGCCCAGGGCCTCGGGTCGACCAGCCCGCGTGCCGCGCTGCGGGCGATCTGGGCGGTCCCGGCGCTGCGCTGGACCGCCCTGATCACGGTGACCTTGGCGCTGGGGTTCTACGCGCAGTTCGAGTCCGGCCTGCCGGCCTACGCCCTGACCGTGCTGCACGTGCAGGAGACCACGATCGGCCTCGCGGCTGCGGTCAACTGCGTCGTCATCATCGCCCTGCAGATGCTCGTCGTCCGGCTCACCGCGCAGCGCAGCGCGGCCACCCTCCTCATGGGGGTGGGTGCGATCTGGACCCTGTCCTGGCTGGTGCTGGCCGCCGCCTCGCTCGCCCCGGAGCTGTCGGCCGCGCTGTTCGTCACGACGTTCGGGATCTTCGCCGTCGGCGAGACGATGTACGCCCCCGTGCTCAACCCGCTGACCGCCAGCCTGGCGCCCTCGGGGCTGGTCGGCACCACGCTCGGGATGTTCACGGCGCTGCAGACCGGCTTCTCCGCCGTCGGCCCGCTGGTGGCCGGGGTCATCCTCGGCGCCGGCCTGGGGAACGCCTTCATCGGCCTCCACGTGGTGATCAGCCTGGTCGCCGTCCTGGCGGCCTGGCGGCTGCGAGCGGCGATGCGCCGACCCGCGGACCTGCCCACACGGCATACCCCCGAGCCGGCCCGGCCGGCCGCCCTGGCCGCCTGA
- a CDS encoding DUF4233 domain-containing protein codes for MRGIVFYGSLGKFTWRMLATVLASQGVVVFLGALVARGIASAEGDDRSHAWLWTGVGLAVLCFLAAGAMRRPWGVTLGWLIQVLTFVSAVVVPAMIGVGVIFLALWVGSLVLCRRVEDQVAARQRADAASG; via the coding sequence ATGAGGGGGATCGTCTTCTACGGCTCGCTCGGCAAGTTCACCTGGCGGATGCTGGCCACCGTGCTGGCCAGCCAGGGCGTGGTGGTGTTCCTCGGGGCACTGGTCGCGCGCGGGATCGCCAGCGCCGAGGGTGACGACCGCAGCCACGCCTGGCTGTGGACCGGCGTGGGCCTGGCCGTGCTGTGCTTCCTGGCCGCCGGAGCGATGCGTCGGCCCTGGGGGGTCACCCTCGGGTGGCTGATCCAGGTGCTCACCTTCGTCAGCGCCGTGGTCGTCCCCGCCATGATCGGCGTGGGGGTCATCTTCCTGGCGCTGTGGGTCGGCTCGCTGGTGCTGTGTCGCCGGGTCGAGGACCAGGTCGCGGCCCGGCAGCGCGCCGACGCCGCGTCCGGGTAG
- a CDS encoding bifunctional folylpolyglutamate synthase/dihydrofolate synthase: MAPSGRPDAAQREAAHNLEVVKRLREVEEAIDARAPETDIEPSLDQIRAVMDLLGDPQRNYPVIHLTGTNGKTSTTRIIDSLLREAGLKTGRFTSPHLHSMRERITLSGEPISPEKFIAAYDEVLPFVEIVDAQSAEAGRPRMNYFQMLVAIAYAAFADAPVDVAVVEVGLGGAWDATNVADGQVAVVTPVSLDHTRMLGDTVEQIADEKSGIIKSDALAVIGVQEPEVTEIMAERAESVGARIALEGNDFGLLTRDVAVGGQQISVRGLGGDYEDLLLPLHGAHQAHNAVLAIAAVEAFLGGGEQRLDPDLVRAGIGSVTSPGRLEIVRRSPTVLVDAAHNPGGAIALRAALEDSFNFARIVGVVAILKDKDATEMLEILEPVLDHVVVSRTTSPRAMRPDELGELAAEIFGEDRVTVVQDLPDALDTAAGLADEGGVGGGVVATGSVTTAAEVRMLLGTTDV, encoded by the coding sequence ATGGCCCCCAGTGGACGCCCTGACGCCGCCCAGCGCGAGGCCGCGCACAATCTCGAGGTGGTGAAGCGGCTGCGCGAGGTCGAGGAGGCCATCGACGCCCGCGCGCCCGAGACCGACATCGAGCCGTCGCTCGACCAGATCCGTGCCGTGATGGACCTGCTCGGCGACCCCCAGCGCAACTACCCGGTCATCCACCTCACCGGCACCAACGGCAAGACGTCGACGACGCGGATCATCGACTCCCTCCTGCGCGAGGCGGGGCTGAAGACCGGCCGGTTCACCTCTCCGCACCTGCACTCGATGCGCGAGCGGATCACGCTGTCCGGTGAGCCGATCAGCCCGGAGAAGTTCATCGCCGCCTACGACGAGGTGCTGCCGTTCGTCGAGATCGTCGACGCCCAGTCGGCCGAGGCCGGCCGGCCGCGGATGAACTACTTCCAGATGCTCGTGGCCATCGCGTATGCCGCGTTCGCCGACGCCCCGGTGGACGTCGCCGTCGTCGAGGTCGGGCTGGGCGGGGCCTGGGACGCGACCAACGTCGCGGACGGCCAGGTCGCCGTGGTGACCCCGGTGAGCCTCGACCACACCCGGATGCTCGGCGACACCGTGGAGCAGATCGCCGACGAGAAGTCGGGGATCATCAAGTCTGACGCGCTGGCCGTGATCGGCGTGCAGGAGCCCGAGGTCACCGAGATCATGGCCGAACGGGCCGAGTCCGTCGGCGCGCGGATCGCGCTGGAGGGCAACGACTTCGGCCTGCTGACCCGGGACGTCGCCGTCGGCGGGCAGCAGATCTCGGTCCGCGGCCTCGGCGGCGACTACGAGGACCTCCTGCTGCCGCTGCACGGCGCCCACCAGGCGCACAACGCGGTGCTGGCGATCGCCGCCGTCGAGGCGTTCCTCGGTGGTGGGGAGCAGCGCCTCGACCCCGACCTGGTGCGCGCGGGCATCGGGTCGGTCACCTCGCCCGGCCGGCTGGAGATCGTCCGTCGTTCGCCCACCGTGCTCGTCGACGCCGCCCACAACCCGGGCGGGGCGATCGCGCTGCGGGCCGCGCTCGAGGACTCGTTCAACTTCGCCCGCATCGTCGGTGTCGTCGCGATCCTCAAGGACAAGGACGCCACCGAGATGCTCGAGATCCTCGAGCCGGTGCTCGACCACGTCGTGGTGTCACGGACCACCTCGCCGCGCGCGATGCGGCCCGACGAGCTCGGTGAGCTGGCGGCGGAGATCTTCGGCGAGGACCGCGTCACGGTGGTCCAGGACCTCCCCGACGCGCTCGACACGGCCGCCGGGCTCGCCGACGAGGGAGGGGTCGGCGGAGGAGTCGTCGCCACCGGCTCGGTCACCACGGCCGCCGAGGTGCGGATGCTCCTCGGCACCACCGACGTCTGA
- the ndk gene encoding nucleoside-diphosphate kinase has product MTTQTERSLVLVKPDGFARGLSGEVLRRIEAKGYTLAALAVTTPTREQLAEHYAEHEGKPFYEPLVEFMSSGPVTAVVIEGNRCIEGFRALAGATDPTAALPGTIRGDLGRDWGKKVQENIVHGSDSPESAAREIAIWFPNL; this is encoded by the coding sequence GTGACGACTCAGACCGAACGTTCCCTTGTCCTGGTCAAGCCCGACGGGTTCGCCCGCGGCCTCTCCGGCGAGGTCCTGCGCCGCATCGAGGCGAAGGGCTACACGCTCGCGGCCCTCGCCGTGACCACCCCCACCCGCGAGCAGCTCGCCGAGCACTACGCCGAGCACGAGGGCAAGCCGTTCTACGAGCCGCTGGTCGAGTTCATGTCGAGCGGACCGGTCACCGCGGTCGTCATCGAGGGCAACCGCTGCATCGAGGGGTTCCGGGCGCTGGCCGGCGCGACCGACCCGACGGCAGCGCTGCCCGGCACGATCCGCGGCGACCTCGGCCGTGACTGGGGCAAGAAGGTGCAGGAGAACATCGTGCACGGCTCCGACTCCCCGGAGTCGGCGGCGCGCGAGATCGCGATCTGGTTCCCGAACCTCTGA